One window from the genome of Paramisgurnus dabryanus chromosome 20, PD_genome_1.1, whole genome shotgun sequence encodes:
- the tmx1 gene encoding thioredoxin-related transmembrane protein 1: MACTYTHAHRGMTGVMWMFTALIIAHVILQPASAKPDNLRVITDANWEDILTGEWMIEFFAPWCPACQQLQPVWNEFAEWGEDLGVYIAKVDVTEQPGLSGRFIITALPTIYHCKDGVFRRYQGARSKDDFLSFIEEKKWQSIEPISSWFGPSSFLMNAMSALFKLSMFIRHCHNYLTEQLGVPVWGSYGIFALATLFSGLALGLVLVFIADFAFPSRRFSPEYHHRKQPSAQARLRQQSEDEQEADGEEEDDEDEYGGKAEEWTEMDGADALRKRGVRVTEEDT, from the exons ATGGcgtgcacatacacacacgcgcacaGAGGAATGACAGGTGTTATGTGGATGTTTACTGCGCTTATAATCGCACATGTTATCCTGCAGCCCGCATCGGCCAAGCCGGACAATTTAAGAGTAATCACTGATGCAAACTGGGAGGACATCCTGACGGGAGAATGGATGATCGAGTT TTTTGCTCCATGGTGTCCAGCCTGCCAGCAGCTGCAGCCCGTGTGGAATGAGTTTGCAGAATGGGGTGAAGATTTGGGAGTATATATTGCCAAAGTGGATGTGACAGAGCAACCAG GTTTAAGCGGGAGGTTTATCATCACAGCTCTTCCAACTATTTATCA CTGTAAAGATGGTGTGTTTAGGCGATACCAGGGTGCCCGGTCTAAAGATGACTTCCTGAGTTTCATTGAAGAGAAGAAATGGCAGAGTATAGAGCCGATCTCTTCCTGGTTTGGCCCCTCATCCTTCCT AATGAACGCAATGTCGGCCCTCTTCAAGTTATCCATGTTTATCAGG CATTGCCATAATTATTTAACGGAGCAACTTGGGGTCCCAGTTTGGGGGTCATATGGAATATTTGCTCTGGCAACACTTTTCTCAGGATTGGCCCTCGGATTG GTGCTGGTTTTCATAGCGGACTTTGCGTTTCCCTCACGGCGGTTTTCGCCAGAATATCACCACA gaAAGCAGCCCAGTGCGCAGGCACGTCTCCGGCAGCAGTCAGAAGATGAGCAGGAAGCAGATGGAGAGGAAGAGGATGATGAAGACGAATATGGAGGAAAGGCCGAAGAGTGGACGGAAATGGACGGAGCCGATGCTCTAAGGAAAAGAGGCGTAAGGGTGACAGAGGAGGACACCTAG